The following coding sequences lie in one Paroedura picta isolate Pp20150507F chromosome 10, Ppicta_v3.0, whole genome shotgun sequence genomic window:
- the IDH3B gene encoding isocitrate dehydrogenase [NAD] subunit beta, mitochondrial isoform X3, with product MAALGSVRAAARCFLRPQSCGVLRSISSSSVLQQAEKPKAEGVFQVTMLPGDGVGPELMHSVKEVFKAAAVPVEFEEHHLSEVQNMASEEKLDEFLDSMKKSKVALIGKIHTPMEYKGELASYDMRLRRKLDLFANVVHVSSLPGYKTRHNNLDLVIIREQTEGEYSSLEHESAKGVIECLKIITRAKSQRIAKFAFDYATKKGRSKVTAVHKANIMKLGDGLFLRCCEEVAELYPKIKFDTMIIDNCCMQLVQNPYQFDVLVMPNLYGNIIDNLAAGLVGGAGVVPGESYSAEYAVFEMGARHPFAQAVGRNIANPTAMLLSSANMLRHLNLEYHSALISEAVRKVIKVGKVRTRDMGGYSTTSDFVKSVIDHLHPHYGV from the exons ATGGCGGCGCTGGGCAGTGTCCGGGCCGCGGCCAGG TGTTTCCTGCGTCCCCAGAGCTGTGGAGTATTGAGAAGCATCAGCAGCTCTTCTGTCCTTCAGCAG GCCGAGAAGCCAAAGGCTGAGGGGGTCTTCCAGGTGACGATGCTCCCAGGGGATGGGGTTGGGCCGGAGCTTATGCACTCAGTCAAGGAAGTCTTCAAG GCTGCTGCTGTCCCCGTGGAGTTTGAAGAGCACCACTTGAGCGAGGTGCAGAACATGGCTTCTGAGGAGAAGCTGGATGAGTTTCTTGACTCCATGAAGAAGAGCAAGGTGGCTCTCATAG GCAAGATCCACACCCCCATGGAGTACAAAGGGGAGCTGGCTTCCTATGACATGAGGCTCAG GCGCAAACTTGACCTCTTTGCCAATGTGGTCCACGTGAGCAGCTTGCCTGGCTATAAAACACGGCACAACAATCTGGACCTGGTGATCATCCGTGAGCAGACCGAGGGGGAGTATAGCTCCCTGGAGCATGAG AGCGCAAAGGGGGTCATTGAGTGCCTGAAGATCATCACCCGAGCAAAGTCACAGCGCATTGCCAAGTTTGCTTTTGATTACGCCACCAAGAAGGGCCGCTCCAAGGTCACCGCTGTGCACAAGGCCAACATAAT GAAGCTGGGTGACGGGCTCTTCCTGCGCTGCTGCGAAGAGGTGGCTGAGTTGTATCCCAAGATCAAGTTCGACACCATGATCATCGACAACTGCTGCATGCAG CTTGTGCAGAATCCTTACCAGTTTGACGTTCTGGTCATGCCTAACTTGTATGGGAACATCATAGACAACCTGGCGGCTGGCCTTGTGGGCGGGGCCGGTGTGGTCCCTGGCGAGAGCTACAGTGCAGAGTATGCGGTCTTCGAGATG GGTGCCCGACACCCCTTTGCTCAAGCGGTGGGCAGGAATATCGCCAACCCCACCGCCATGCTGCTGtcctcagccaatatgctgcgcCATCTCAA CCTGGAGTATCACTCAGCCCTGATCTCAGAGGCGGTGAGGAAGGTTATCAAGGTCGGCAAG GTTCGGACGAGAGACATGGGCGGTTATTCCACCACCTCTGATTTCGTCAAGTCTGTCATTGACCACCTGCACCCCCACTATGGGGTCTAG
- the NOP56 gene encoding nucleolar protein 56 produces the protein MLCGSALHAALSRRTRTRGHGGGGEGRGRRPLAERRLRFPLARVWGGRGGAEPFPASAPRPREESPPSHFRFSVQGGAGGQAAMGPVLLHVVFEHAAGYALFALRQAEEVALLLPQVEESVLSLGKFLALVRLVAFAPFKSAQSALENIHAVSEGLLHEDLRLLLETHLPAKRKKAVLGVSDAKIGAAIQEELGCQCQTGGVVAEITRGIRLHFCNLIKGLTSQSASKAQLGLGHTYSRAKVKFNVNRVDNMIIQSISLLDQLDKDINTFSMRVREWYGYHFPELIKIVSDNYTYCRLAKLIRNRKELSEESLEELEEVVMDSAKAQAILEASRSSMGMDISPIDLINIERFSSRVISLSEYRKSLQEYLRSKMSQVAPSLSALIGEVVGARLISHAGSLTNLAKYPASTVQILGAEKALFRALKTRGNTPKYGLIFHSTFIGRAAAKNKGRISRYLANKCSIASRIDCFSEVPTCVFGDKLREQVEERLAFYETGEPPRKNLDVMKAAVVEATAAAAEIRTRLEKREKKKRKRERQRQEALGLEAPAEENEAEPKKKKKRKRQEEVEQETELEPAENGLEPEAVPKKKKKKTGTLSPLMETPERKKQKKKKVPLEQDSEEAD, from the exons ATGCTCTGCGGCAGCGCTCTCCACGCGGCTCTTAGCAGGCGCACGCGGACAAGgggccatggcggcggcggcgaggggcGGGGCCGGCGCCCATTGGCCGAGCGGCGCCTCCGCTTCCCATTGGCCcgggtgtggggaggaaggggcggggccGAGCCCTTCCCTGCCAGTGCGCCGCGCCCTCGCGAGGAGAGCCCGCCTAGCCATTTCCGCTTCTCCGTCCAGGGCGGCGCAGGAGGCCAGGCCGCCATG GGCCCGGTGCTGCTGCACGTCGTCTTCGAGCACGCGGCCGGCTACGCCCTCTTCGCGCTCCGGCAGGCCGAGGAGGTGGCGCTGCTGCTGCCCCAG GTGGAGGAGAGCGTGCTGAGCCTGGGCAAGTTCCTGGCCCTCGTGCGCCTCGTGGCCTTCGCGCCCTTCAAGTCCGCCCAGAGCGCCCTCGAGAACATCCACGCCGTCTCCGAAG GCCTCCTCCATGAGGACCTGCGCCTCCTGCTTGAGACCCACTTGCCGGCCAAGCGGAAGAAAGCCGTCCTCGGGGTCAGCGATGCCAAGATCGGTGCCGCCATCCAGGAAGAGCTGGGATGCCAGTGCCAGACAGGCGGGGTCGTTGCCGAGATCACTAGag GGATCCGGCTGCACTTCTGCAACCTCATCAAGGGTTTGACATCACAGTCAGCCTCCAAGGCCCAGCTGGGTCTGGGCCACACATATTCCCGGGCCAAGGTCAAGTTCAATGTCAACCGGGTGGACAACATGATCATCCAGTCTATCAGCCTTCTGGACCAACTGGACAAGGACATCAACACCTTTTCCATGCGGGTCAG AGAGTGGTACGGGTATCACTTCCCAGAGCTGATCAAGATTGTGAGTGATAATTATACCTACTGCCGCCTGGCCAAGCTCATCAGGAACCGGAAGGAACTGAGTGAAGAGAGTCTGGAGGAATTAGAAGAGGTCGTCATGGACAGTGCAAAAGCACAGGCCATTCTGGAGGCTTCCCGCTCATCCATGG GAATGGACATCTCTCCCATTGACCTGATCAACATAGAGAGGTTTTCCAGCCGCGTCATCTCACTCTCTGAATACCGCAAGAGCCTGCAGGAGTACCTCCGCTCCAAGATGAGCCAAGTGGcccccagcctctctgccctgattGGCGAAGTG GTGGGGGCACGCCTGATCTCTCACGCTGGGAGCCTCACCAACCTGGCCAAGTACCCCGCCTCAACAGTGCAGATCCTGGGGGCAGAGAAGGCCCTCTTCAG GGCCCTGAAGACACGGGGGAACACCCCCAAGTACGGCTTGATCTTCCACTCCACTTTCATTGGGCGAGCTGCAGCCAAGAACAAGGGACGCATCTCCCGCTACTTGGCCAACAAGTGCAGCATCGCCTCCCGGATCGACTGCTTCTCTG AAGTCCCAACCTGCGTCTTTGGAGACAAGCTGCGGGAGCAGGTGGAGGAACGGCTGGCCTTCTACGAGACAGGAGAGCCCCCTCGCAAGAACCTGGATGTCATGAAGGCGGCTGTGGTGGAG gccaCAGCAGCGGCTGCGGAGATCAGGACGAGGctggagaagagggagaagaagaaacgGAAGCGCGAGAGGCAGCGCCAGGAGGCCCTAGGGCTGGAGGCCCCGGCTGAG GAAAATGAGGCAGAacccaaaaagaagaaaaagaggaagcgaCAGGAGGAGGTAGAGCAGGAGACCGAACTTGAGCCGGCTGAAAATGGCCTAGAGCCCGAAGCTgtgcccaagaagaagaagaagaagacggggACCCTCTCACCGCTCATGGAGACCCcagagaggaagaagcagaagaagaagaaggtgccgCTGGAGCAGGACAGTGAGGAGGCTGACTAG
- the IDH3B gene encoding isocitrate dehydrogenase [NAD] subunit beta, mitochondrial isoform X2, which translates to MAALGSVRAAARCFLRPQSCGVLRSISSSSVLQQVRAQAEKPKAEGVFQVTMLPGDGVGPELMHSVKEVFKAAAVPVEFEEHHLSEVQNMASEEKLDEFLDSMKKSKVALIGKIHTPMEYKGELASYDMRLRRKLDLFANVVHVSSLPGYKTRHNNLDLVIIREQTEGEYSSLEHESAKGVIECLKIITRAKSQRIAKFAFDYATKKGRSKVTAVHKANIMKLGDGLFLRCCEEVAELYPKIKFDTMIIDNCCMQLVQNPYQFDVLVMPNLYGNIIDNLAAGLVGGAGVVPGESYSAEYAVFEMGARHPFAQAVGRNIANPTAMLLSSANMLRHLNLEYHSALISEAVRKVIKVGKVRTPDMGGYATSHDFTRAVIAALGD; encoded by the exons ATGGCGGCGCTGGGCAGTGTCCGGGCCGCGGCCAGG TGTTTCCTGCGTCCCCAGAGCTGTGGAGTATTGAGAAGCATCAGCAGCTCTTCTGTCCTTCAGCAGGTGCGAGCCCAG GCCGAGAAGCCAAAGGCTGAGGGGGTCTTCCAGGTGACGATGCTCCCAGGGGATGGGGTTGGGCCGGAGCTTATGCACTCAGTCAAGGAAGTCTTCAAG GCTGCTGCTGTCCCCGTGGAGTTTGAAGAGCACCACTTGAGCGAGGTGCAGAACATGGCTTCTGAGGAGAAGCTGGATGAGTTTCTTGACTCCATGAAGAAGAGCAAGGTGGCTCTCATAG GCAAGATCCACACCCCCATGGAGTACAAAGGGGAGCTGGCTTCCTATGACATGAGGCTCAG GCGCAAACTTGACCTCTTTGCCAATGTGGTCCACGTGAGCAGCTTGCCTGGCTATAAAACACGGCACAACAATCTGGACCTGGTGATCATCCGTGAGCAGACCGAGGGGGAGTATAGCTCCCTGGAGCATGAG AGCGCAAAGGGGGTCATTGAGTGCCTGAAGATCATCACCCGAGCAAAGTCACAGCGCATTGCCAAGTTTGCTTTTGATTACGCCACCAAGAAGGGCCGCTCCAAGGTCACCGCTGTGCACAAGGCCAACATAAT GAAGCTGGGTGACGGGCTCTTCCTGCGCTGCTGCGAAGAGGTGGCTGAGTTGTATCCCAAGATCAAGTTCGACACCATGATCATCGACAACTGCTGCATGCAG CTTGTGCAGAATCCTTACCAGTTTGACGTTCTGGTCATGCCTAACTTGTATGGGAACATCATAGACAACCTGGCGGCTGGCCTTGTGGGCGGGGCCGGTGTGGTCCCTGGCGAGAGCTACAGTGCAGAGTATGCGGTCTTCGAGATG GGTGCCCGACACCCCTTTGCTCAAGCGGTGGGCAGGAATATCGCCAACCCCACCGCCATGCTGCTGtcctcagccaatatgctgcgcCATCTCAA CCTGGAGTATCACTCAGCCCTGATCTCAGAGGCGGTGAGGAAGGTTATCAAGGTCGGCAAG GTGAGGACCCCAGACATGGGGGGCTACGCCACCTCCCACGATTTCACACGTGCTGTGATTGCTGCCCTGGGCGACTAG
- the IDH3B gene encoding isocitrate dehydrogenase [NAD] subunit beta, mitochondrial isoform X1 → MAALGSVRAAARCFLRPQSCGVLRSISSSSVLQQVRAQAEKPKAEGVFQVTMLPGDGVGPELMHSVKEVFKAAAVPVEFEEHHLSEVQNMASEEKLDEFLDSMKKSKVALIGKIHTPMEYKGELASYDMRLRRKLDLFANVVHVSSLPGYKTRHNNLDLVIIREQTEGEYSSLEHESAKGVIECLKIITRAKSQRIAKFAFDYATKKGRSKVTAVHKANIMKLGDGLFLRCCEEVAELYPKIKFDTMIIDNCCMQLVQNPYQFDVLVMPNLYGNIIDNLAAGLVGGAGVVPGESYSAEYAVFEMGARHPFAQAVGRNIANPTAMLLSSANMLRHLNLEYHSALISEAVRKVIKVGKVRTRDMGGYSTTSDFVKSVIDHLHPHYGV, encoded by the exons ATGGCGGCGCTGGGCAGTGTCCGGGCCGCGGCCAGG TGTTTCCTGCGTCCCCAGAGCTGTGGAGTATTGAGAAGCATCAGCAGCTCTTCTGTCCTTCAGCAGGTGCGAGCCCAG GCCGAGAAGCCAAAGGCTGAGGGGGTCTTCCAGGTGACGATGCTCCCAGGGGATGGGGTTGGGCCGGAGCTTATGCACTCAGTCAAGGAAGTCTTCAAG GCTGCTGCTGTCCCCGTGGAGTTTGAAGAGCACCACTTGAGCGAGGTGCAGAACATGGCTTCTGAGGAGAAGCTGGATGAGTTTCTTGACTCCATGAAGAAGAGCAAGGTGGCTCTCATAG GCAAGATCCACACCCCCATGGAGTACAAAGGGGAGCTGGCTTCCTATGACATGAGGCTCAG GCGCAAACTTGACCTCTTTGCCAATGTGGTCCACGTGAGCAGCTTGCCTGGCTATAAAACACGGCACAACAATCTGGACCTGGTGATCATCCGTGAGCAGACCGAGGGGGAGTATAGCTCCCTGGAGCATGAG AGCGCAAAGGGGGTCATTGAGTGCCTGAAGATCATCACCCGAGCAAAGTCACAGCGCATTGCCAAGTTTGCTTTTGATTACGCCACCAAGAAGGGCCGCTCCAAGGTCACCGCTGTGCACAAGGCCAACATAAT GAAGCTGGGTGACGGGCTCTTCCTGCGCTGCTGCGAAGAGGTGGCTGAGTTGTATCCCAAGATCAAGTTCGACACCATGATCATCGACAACTGCTGCATGCAG CTTGTGCAGAATCCTTACCAGTTTGACGTTCTGGTCATGCCTAACTTGTATGGGAACATCATAGACAACCTGGCGGCTGGCCTTGTGGGCGGGGCCGGTGTGGTCCCTGGCGAGAGCTACAGTGCAGAGTATGCGGTCTTCGAGATG GGTGCCCGACACCCCTTTGCTCAAGCGGTGGGCAGGAATATCGCCAACCCCACCGCCATGCTGCTGtcctcagccaatatgctgcgcCATCTCAA CCTGGAGTATCACTCAGCCCTGATCTCAGAGGCGGTGAGGAAGGTTATCAAGGTCGGCAAG GTTCGGACGAGAGACATGGGCGGTTATTCCACCACCTCTGATTTCGTCAAGTCTGTCATTGACCACCTGCACCCCCACTATGGGGTCTAG